GAACCCCAGACAGACCATCGTTGCCATGGATTATTGGAAAAAATTTTCCAAAATCCAGCAAACAGTGCTGTAGAGACTAAAAACCAAACATAAAACCATATAAAGGTTGGAGACCAAAAACGGCTAACTCCAACAGGTAATTGAGCCTGATGGTAGCCCTTAGCAAATCCAATAAAAGTTCCCCATGTGTTTCCACCTGTATACCAGAGCACCATATTTAGCACGATCCAAACAACCGCCGATATAAAAAAATATCGTGGTGATGGAAAAAATGATTTGAACATTGAGTATTGTTATCCCTATATTTCTTCAAATTCACAATGAAGAGAATACTAAAACCTAAACCTTAAAATTGTGAAGGGCAAATTTTAGAGAATTGTCAGTTTTTCCCATTTCATTGAAGGATTTGATCGTTTTTTTGTAAATTCATCCTTTTTGCAATTTAATCCATTTAAATTGCTTCGTATATGACTCCCTTAAGAGCCATATACGGTTTTTATATCATAGCGATATCTATGTTTAAATCTCTTCTTTACGAACGATATAACCTTCAAGCTGCATCGCCTGAATTAATGGTTCCAGATCTGGTGCACTTTTAAGTTCAACATCTACACTGACCGCACTTTCTTTCGCACGGCTTGTTGCTGCAAATCGTTCGTGTCTAAGTTCGTAAATGTTACCGCCTTGCTCAGCAATAATCGCAGTTAAACGCGCTAAGGCACCTGGATTATCAGGTAATTCAACACGAATACGAACCATACGGCCTGTGCGCGTTAAGTGACGTTGCAATACAGACACCATTACGCGTGTATCAATATTTCCACCAGATAAAACAACCCCGACTTTATGACCTAAAAATAAATCTGGACGAGACATAATTGCTGCAATACCAGTCGCACCTGCCCCTTCACAGACTGTTTTTTCAATATTGAGTAATAGGGCGATCGCTTCTTCAATCATATCTTCCGTGACAACCACAATGTCATCAACATATTCTTTAGCAACCTGAGTAGTCAGCTCACCCGGAGTTTTAACCGCAATACCTTCAGCTACTGTTGAACCCAATGAAACGGCAATTTGATAATTACAGAGCAACTTCGCCATGCTTGGGTAAACAACCGATTGAACCCCAATCACCTTAATTTTAGGATTTATTGATTTTGCAGCAATAGCAATACCAGAAATTAAACCGCCACCACCAATAGGCACTACTAATATGTCCAATTCAGGTACAGCAGCCAACATTTCAAGCGCGATAGTGCCTTGACCTGCAATAATTTCAGCATCATCAAAAGGATGAATAATCGTTAATGACTCTTCTTGTGCTACACGATGCATTTCAGCAGCAGCCTCTGAGAAGTCTTGTCCGTGCAAAATCACACGTGCGCCATATTCACGTACTCGCTGAACCTTTACATTGGGTGTCGACTTCGGCATTACAATCGTCGCAGTCACCCCTGTACGCTGAGCATGGTAAGCAACTCCCTGTGCATGATTACCAGCCGAGGCTGCAATCACACCATGTTGCTTTTCTTGTTCGGACAAACTCAAAAGTTTATTCAGTGCACCCCTTTCTTTAAAAGAAGCCGTAAATTGTAGATTTTCAAATTTCAGCCACATTTCTGCCCCTAAGGTTTTAGAAATAGTTTCTGAAAAAACAAAAGGTGTCTTAACTACTAAACCATTTAAACGCTCTGCGGCGGCATGTATATCTTCTAATGTTGGAAACTTATGTTTTAGCTGTTGCTGAATCATCTAATTTGCTGGCCTCAATACGTTACAAATCAATCATTTTTTTGAAAATAGCATGAATTTCTCATATCTATCATGAGTAGTTTTCAGCATAGCTCCACTATACAAAAAAAATTATCAGCACATACAAATCTTTTATTTTTCAACAAAAAAGCCCTTCTCAGGCTTTTATTTAATTTTCATAGACTTGCTTTTCAATCTATTGATTATGTGCACTTAAACCTTCACTAAATAAATTCTGTTCAGCTATTTTTTCATCAATTACAAACTGAATATCTGACAATTTTGCATTTGCCGCATCTATACCTGCTTTCATTGTCGCTTCACGACCTTTTACATCAAAGATATGCGCTTTTTCTCTTAAATCTGGTTGAATGACTACGTCTGCATATTGAAGTTCTTCGGCAGCTAAACGGCCTTGCATAATATTAATATTCTGATTAAAAAGCCCCCACACATTTGAGGTTTCGGTATAAGCAGGTTGAGCCAGAATATCTACCGCAATAATGACATCAGCACCTAAATCACGTGCAACCTCAACAGGTACCGGACTCACTAAACCGCCATCTACATATTCAGATTTACCAATTTTAGTCGGTACAAACATACTTGGAATAGAAGCAGATGCTCTAACAGCTTGCCCTGTATTTCCATAATTAAATACTGTTTTGGTGCCATGTTTGAGCTCTGTTGCCACCACATACATTGGAATTTTCATTTTCTCGAGTGGCATATTATTTACTTGTTGATTTACATAGTCCTCAACTTTTTTGCCATCAAAAAAACCTTTTAAGCCAATACTAATGTCACGTACATCACCAGCTTTCATTTTTAAAGCAGTATCACGCAGTTCATCCGGTGTTTTTCCACTGGCATAAATTGCCCCCACAATACTTCCTGCACTGGTCCCGACAATAAAATCAGGACGAATACCGTGCTGCTCTAAAACTTCAATAACACCAATATGTGCATAGCCTCGTGCACCACCACTACCTAATACCAATGCAACAACCGGTTTTTTCTGTTGCTTCTTAATTTTTGCAAAGGGCTGATCGACAAAACGTGAATATGCCTCTGCCGTTTGCGGTTTTACGGCAGATAAGTGTGAAGTGGTTTGGCATCCAGCCAATACCATAGAAAGTCCGAGAACCCACAATTTAAGCTGTTTCATGGCTCATCTTTGCACTTTGAGGTTAATTTTCGAATTGCAATTTTAGTTGCTCATTCTGTGAAAAGCTGTAGTGAATTTATTTAATTTGTCATGTTTAAATTTTATACTCAAGCATTTTTATTATGCTAAAAAAAAGCCCCTTATTTCTAAGAGGCTTTTTGAAAATTACCAGATATCTGAATCAACCTTTTTCTTCAACTCTGGATATTTATTAATTTTGAACTCTGGTTCTTTAATACCTTGTTTTAATTGCTCACGGTAATCTTTCAACAAAGTACGTGCCATCGGTGTTAAAAGTAAAATCGCAATCAAGTTAATAGTTGCCATGATACCCATAAACAAGTCAGCCAATGACCAAACAAGTGGAACGCTACCAATTGCACCGAAGTACACCATCACCAATACAAAAATACGGAAGATGAACATAACTTTCGGGTTGTTATTAATAAACTGTACGTTACTTTCTGCATAAGCATAGTTGCCTAATACAGCTGAATAACAGAATAAGAATAATAAGACTGCAAGGAAGTCAGATCCCCAGTGTCCAACTTGAGTTTCTAATGCACGTTGAGTTAATTCAACACCAACAAAGCCTGCATCTTGGTAAACACCAGAAACTAAAATGATGATTGCAGTACTTGTACATACAATGAAGGTATCTACGAATACACCAAGCATTTGTACCAAACCTTGGTTTACAGGATGTTTTACATCAGACGCAGCAGCAGCGTTAGGCGCAGAACCCATACCCGCTTCGTTTGAGAACAAACCACGCTTAATACCTTGCATCATTGCCATTGATACGGCAGCACCAAAGAAACCACCTGCCGCAGCATTGAAGTGGAAAGCTTCAGTTACAATCAGTTTTAAGACGTCAGGCAAAATCGCATAGTTGCTTAATGCAATATATAACGCAACAGATAAGTAAAGACCTGCTTTTAAAGGTACGAACATTTCTGCAAATTTAGCGATACGTTTAATACCACCAAAAATTGCCAATGCAACCAGAACTACAAGCGCAAGACCAACCCATGAGATTTCTAAATCAACGCCACCTAAATGAGCCATAAGATTGGCTTTATCCCAACCCCATGCATGTGAAGATGCATTAGCAATTGCATTGATTTGAACTGAGTTAAATACAAAACCATAGGTAAAGATTAATGCTAGTGCGAAAACTACACCAAAGGTTTTACTACGTAGACCTTGAGTAATATAGTAAGCTGGTCCACCACGGAACTGTTTGCTCTTGCTATCTCGAACTTTAAATAGCTGAGCGAGTGTAGACTCAATAAATGCTGAGCTCATACCAAGAACAGCTGTTACCCACATCCAGAACACTGCACCAGGACCACCAATTGCGATCGCGATTGCTACGCCAGCAATATTACCTACACCAACACGGCTCGCAAGACCTGTTACAAACGCCTGAAAAGGTGTAAGACCATGGTCATCATCACCTTCTGTACGACTGCTTTTCATGACACGAATACTTTGCAAGAACATGCGAATTTGCACTGCTCCTGTTAAGACCGTATAAAAAATACCGACAGCCAGCAAGAAAATAACTAGGAAATCCCATAAAGGGTCATTAAAAAATTTTACCCACGACATCAATGTCGCATTGAGTTGTTCATTCATACTCGGTCCGCTTACGTTCTTGCTAATGCGCTATTAGCACAAGCCAAAATACTGCAATAAACAAAAAAGCCCCTCAAAATTGGGACTTTTTCAGTACATTTAAGAAAAAACTTTTAATGTCAATTGAATAGCAATTATCGTCACAAGTTTAAGCAACATGATGCCCAGCACTAAGCCTTTGAAGGTCGCATGAGAGAAAGCACCCTTCAAATAAAATGAATTCATCGCATTGCCGAACATAATCCCATTGGGATGAACAGCATGCATTGACTCGGCTACAAACTTGGAAACTAACAAATGACCACCGCTAAATCAGCTCGCTTAATGATTCACATCAATTAATCGAGTTATAAAAAATCTGGATTTAAGCCATAAGCATATTTACATATACTTTTGAGCGAATGTCTAAACTGCATATAAATTTCAAAGACTGTAACAAGCCAGCGCTATAACGCGACTATCTGCACT
This window of the Acinetobacter sp. XH1741 genome carries:
- a CDS encoding patatin-like phospholipase family protein: MKQLKLWVLGLSMVLAGCQTTSHLSAVKPQTAEAYSRFVDQPFAKIKKQQKKPVVALVLGSGGARGYAHIGVIEVLEQHGIRPDFIVGTSAGSIVGAIYASGKTPDELRDTALKMKAGDVRDISIGLKGFFDGKKVEDYVNQQVNNMPLEKMKIPMYVVATELKHGTKTVFNYGNTGQAVRASASIPSMFVPTKIGKSEYVDGGLVSPVPVEVARDLGADVIIAVDILAQPAYTETSNVWGLFNQNINIMQGRLAAEELQYADVVIQPDLREKAHIFDVKGREATMKAGIDAANAKLSDIQFVIDEKIAEQNLFSEGLSAHNQ
- a CDS encoding alanine/glycine:cation symporter family protein — translated: MNEQLNATLMSWVKFFNDPLWDFLVIFLLAVGIFYTVLTGAVQIRMFLQSIRVMKSSRTEGDDDHGLTPFQAFVTGLASRVGVGNIAGVAIAIAIGGPGAVFWMWVTAVLGMSSAFIESTLAQLFKVRDSKSKQFRGGPAYYITQGLRSKTFGVVFALALIFTYGFVFNSVQINAIANASSHAWGWDKANLMAHLGGVDLEISWVGLALVVLVALAIFGGIKRIAKFAEMFVPLKAGLYLSVALYIALSNYAILPDVLKLIVTEAFHFNAAAGGFFGAAVSMAMMQGIKRGLFSNEAGMGSAPNAAAASDVKHPVNQGLVQMLGVFVDTFIVCTSTAIIILVSGVYQDAGFVGVELTQRALETQVGHWGSDFLAVLLFLFCYSAVLGNYAYAESNVQFINNNPKVMFIFRIFVLVMVYFGAIGSVPLVWSLADLFMGIMATINLIAILLLTPMARTLLKDYREQLKQGIKEPEFKINKYPELKKKVDSDIW
- a CDS encoding threonine ammonia-lyase yields the protein MIQQQLKHKFPTLEDIHAAAERLNGLVVKTPFVFSETISKTLGAEMWLKFENLQFTASFKERGALNKLLSLSEQEKQHGVIAASAGNHAQGVAYHAQRTGVTATIVMPKSTPNVKVQRVREYGARVILHGQDFSEAAAEMHRVAQEESLTIIHPFDDAEIIAGQGTIALEMLAAVPELDILVVPIGGGGLISGIAIAAKSINPKIKVIGVQSVVYPSMAKLLCNYQIAVSLGSTVAEGIAVKTPGELTTQVAKEYVDDIVVVTEDMIEEAIALLLNIEKTVCEGAGATGIAAIMSRPDLFLGHKVGVVLSGGNIDTRVMVSVLQRHLTRTGRMVRIRVELPDNPGALARLTAIIAEQGGNIYELRHERFAATSRAKESAVSVDVELKSAPDLEPLIQAMQLEGYIVRKEEI